Part of the Candidatus Dormiibacterota bacterium genome, TGGGGGTGATGCGTCAGCAACGCAACCGCAGCGGCGCCGACGAGTAAACCCGCGACCGCCGACTCGGTGCTGGACGCGCCGGCAGATTGCTGATTGCCGGAGTTGCAGAGCGAATAAGCGATCCGGCCGTTGGAGGAGCCCAAGTTCGAGAGCGCGGCACTTTTGGCTGCGGCACGCGTATTCGCAACGCCCCCCCGCCACGTTCCATGAACCGAATCCGTCGCCAGCGCTCCGCACAAATGTTGGTGCACGGCGACCGTTGCGATGCAATCGCCCGCCCCGTTCGTCAAGGCGTTACAGCGCGAAATGGCGCGGGTATTGGCCGCGGATTGATTGCGGAAATTCCACGAGCCCGAGACCTTGCCGGTGCTGGGTGATATGGCAATTGCGCCATATAGATTGTTCGCGAGGGCGGGCAGCATCATCGCGGCCGATAACGCGGCTACGAGCAGAAATCCGGCCAGTGAGCGGATGCCGGACGTGCGACGCATCTTCATAAAATAAGCACTCCGTAGGCTGAGGGCTTAGGGTCTAAAAAACTAACCTGGATTTCCTTCGGGTGCCAAGCGAGCCCTCCCCAATTCGCCCAGACCGGGCTATATGTCCCATTGCCAGGCGTTCCACCACGGGGTCGCGGTGGGGTTGTCGCGTGTTCCGCGTAAATCCGCCGAGCGCACGACAATTCGTCGCAGTTCGTAAAGCGGTATGTAGGCGACGCTTTCGTGCAGGATGCGGCTTGCCGCGCGATAGTCGTGTGCGCGCGCGGCTGGATCGTCGGTGCGCAGGCCGGCTCGCTCGTATGCGTCGAACGCGTGGTTGCAATATCCGAAAAAGTTCTCGCCATGCGGGTAGCCTTGATCGCAGCCGTAGTAGATTTCGGCATCCGGATCCCACGAGAGCGTCGTCGAGTAGATTGCCATATCGTAATTGCCGCGGTAGAGCGGCCCAACGGGCGAGAAGATCGTGTCGTACGGGTACTGCTTGATCGCGAGCCCTATGCCGACGGCGTGCAAATCGCGCTGCACGTGCAGCGCGATTTCGTTCAGATTGATCGAGCCGCTCACGACATCGAGGGTGAAGTTCAGGCGAACGCCGCCCTTCTGACGGATCCCGTCGCTTCCTCGGATCCAGCCCGCGCGGTCGAGAATGGCGTTCGCGCGATCGGGGTCGTATCGATAGGGTGGGAGGCGCCGATAGCCCACGGCGGTCGGAGCGAAGACGTTATATGCCGTCTCTCCGACACCGTGCGAAACCTTGTCGATGAGCACGCGATAATCGATCGCGTTCGATAACGCGAGCCGAACCGCAAGGTCGCCCAAACCGGGCTTATGCATGTTGAATACCAGCACTTCTTGCGCGTTCCAGGGAACGAGTTGCGTCACGACATCGCGGAGCGATCGATAGGCTTCGTAAAGCGCCGCGGGCGGTGAAACGACCAAGTCGATATGATGCAGCCGCATCTCGGTCAAGATGCTTTGATCGTCCGGGATCACTTGGAATACGACGCGGCGCAGTTTTGGGCGTCCGCGAAAATAGCGATTGAAGCGCGCCAGCTCGATGCGGTCGCCATGATGCCACGCGACGAAACGAAACGGACCGGTGCCGATCGGATGTCGCGATAATACGCCGCGGTTGAAACTGCTTTCGTGCGCCAGCACGTGCGCCGGAAGAATCGGCTTGCCGCCCTCTTGCAGCGGTGCGAAGAACTGCGAGAGAAACGGCGGGTAGCGATGGCGCAAATGCACGACGATCGTCCAATCGTCGGGCGTATCGATCGATGCGACCCGTTCGTAGGCCTGGCGGTAGATGGTGAGATTCTTCGGCGCGACCACCGCCTTCCAGGACGCAACGACGTCGCGCGAGGTGAACGGGGTGCCATCCTGCCACAGGACTCCGCGGCGGAGATGGTAGACGTACGTGCGGCCATCGCGCGATATGCCGCCGTTAGCGAGCGTTGGGACCGTGGTTGCAAGGTCTCCGATCAGCGCTCCACGATCGTTGGCGACGATGAGGTACGAATATATCAGCGATGAGAGATCGTAGGTGATATCCATCTCGGAGAGATAGGGATTGAGGTGGTCGGGCTCCGAGATGTCCGCGAAACGCAACACGTGCGGCGTCGTCCACGGGTGGCGATGGCCCGGCGGCGTAGGGGCAGCGACGCGAGCGCATCCGGCGCACGCAACCATCAGCAGGGCGAACGCCATCGATCGAAGCACGCATGATCGATTCGAGGGTCCCGACCTCGCACCTCGAATCCTCGGCCGTATGGAAACGACAGAACGCGCCGACATCGGCGTCTTTGGTGGCTCTGGATTTTACTCGCTGATCGAAAACGCTCGCGAAGTGTGGGTGGAAACACCATACGGCTCCCCGAGCGATAAAATCGCCCTCGGCGAGATTGCCGGAAAGCGCGTGGCATTTTTGCCGCGTCACGGCAGGGATCACCGCTTCCCACCGCAATCGATCAACTATCGCGCCAACCTCTATGCTATGAAAATGCTCGGCGTACGCCACATCATCGCACCCAATGCGTGCGGCTCGCTCAAAACCGAGGTCAAGCCGGGTTCGATGGTCGTCTGCGACCAAGTCGTGGATCGAACCAGTGGACGCCAGGACACCTTCTTCGATGGCCCCGTCACCACGCACGTGAGCTTCGCAGATCCGTACTGCCCGACGCTACGGCCGATCGCCATCGACGCGCTCAAATCGCTCGGCATCGACACGCACGAGCGCGGAACGGTCGTGGTCATTCAGGGGCCTCGCTTTTCGACCAGGGCCGAATCGAAGTGGTTCCAGAGCCAGGGTTGGGAAGTCATCAACATGACGCAATATCCGGAATCGTATCTCGCCCGCGAACTACAGATCTGCTTCGTCAATATTTCGCTGATTACGGATTACGACGTCGGCCTCGAAGGCATGACGCCCGTCTCGCACCACGAAGTGATCGAAGTCTTCAAGAGCAACAACGAACGCGTGAAGAACGCGATCGGGAAGATCGTCGCCGGTATCGACATTCACGCCGACTGCTCGTGCCACCACGCGCTCGAAGGGGCTCGGTAACCGTATGAAACGCGGGCCGCGGCTCGATCTTGGGGCATACGTTCGTGCAATACCGATGTTGGTTCGCAATCCGGCGATGCTACTGCTGCCGCTGCTTGCGGCCGTGGTCGACCTGCTGATCTCCGCGGTCACACCCTTGATGACCGATCCTCTAGGAGGGCTCGGGGCCAGCATCTTCGGGCTCTTCGTGCAGATCGTCTACATGTTCGCATTCGGCGTCTGCGTCATCTACGCCAGCGGCCTGTTGCGAGGCACGCGGACGAGCTTCGACGTGGCCTGGGATGAAGCGCGCCATAAATCCGGCGGCATCATCCTGGCCGCAATCGGCTTTCAGTTCATCGTCTACGCGGCGGCGTATGTCGGCGGCATCCTCGGGGCGATCGGGCAATACGTCTTGCAACTCGCAGCATATTTTTTCTTGATCCTCACCATACCGGCGGCGGCGATCGGCGGCTTACCCGGCGGGCTCGCGATCTCCGGCTCGATCCGCGCCGTTCGCGCTAACCCCATCGGATCGGCCGTACTCGCAATCGTCTTCGTGGCCCTATGGATCTACTTGCCGATCTTCGTCGCGCAGTATGCCATCGGCCTCACGCCGATCGAGTACGAACTCGTGCTGGCGGCGGTACGAGCCGTTCTGCTCGCATACCTGGCCTTTCCGTTTGCCGCCCTCTACGA contains:
- a CDS encoding S-methyl-5'-thioadenosine phosphorylase — protein: METTERADIGVFGGSGFYSLIENAREVWVETPYGSPSDKIALGEIAGKRVAFLPRHGRDHRFPPQSINYRANLYAMKMLGVRHIIAPNACGSLKTEVKPGSMVVCDQVVDRTSGRQDTFFDGPVTTHVSFADPYCPTLRPIAIDALKSLGIDTHERGTVVVIQGPRFSTRAESKWFQSQGWEVINMTQYPESYLARELQICFVNISLITDYDVGLEGMTPVSHHEVIEVFKSNNERVKNAIGKIVAGIDIHADCSCHHALEGAR
- a CDS encoding peptide ABC transporter substrate-binding protein; translated protein: MLRSMAFALLMVACAGCARVAAPTPPGHRHPWTTPHVLRFADISEPDHLNPYLSEMDITYDLSSLIYSYLIVANDRGALIGDLATTVPTLANGGISRDGRTYVYHLRRGVLWQDGTPFTSRDVVASWKAVVAPKNLTIYRQAYERVASIDTPDDWTIVVHLRHRYPPFLSQFFAPLQEGGKPILPAHVLAHESSFNRGVLSRHPIGTGPFRFVAWHHGDRIELARFNRYFRGRPKLRRVVFQVIPDDQSILTEMRLHHIDLVVSPPAALYEAYRSLRDVVTQLVPWNAQEVLVFNMHKPGLGDLAVRLALSNAIDYRVLIDKVSHGVGETAYNVFAPTAVGYRRLPPYRYDPDRANAILDRAGWIRGSDGIRQKGGVRLNFTLDVVSGSINLNEIALHVQRDLHAVGIGLAIKQYPYDTIFSPVGPLYRGNYDMAIYSTTLSWDPDAEIYYGCDQGYPHGENFFGYCNHAFDAYERAGLRTDDPAARAHDYRAASRILHESVAYIPLYELRRIVVRSADLRGTRDNPTATPWWNAWQWDI